A genomic region of Rhipicephalus sanguineus isolate Rsan-2018 chromosome 1, BIME_Rsan_1.4, whole genome shotgun sequence contains the following coding sequences:
- the LOC119394497 gene encoding CCR4-NOT transcription complex subunit 7, translating to MYAQDSIELLVSSGIQFAKHSEEGIDPYEFAQLFMTSGVVFSENVRWLTFHSGYDFGYLLKLLTYKNLPADEVEFFELLQIFFPVIYDVKFLMRGCRSLRGGLQEVANQLQVERVGQQHQAGSDSLLTAGAFFKMRQVFFNDQIDDAKYCGHLYGLGPAFSSTSSFCTTESDPLPAPSGTKFLS from the coding sequence ATGTATGCACAAGACTCAATCGAACTGCTAGTCAGCTCGGGCATACAGTTTGCGAAGCACAGTGAGGAAGGCATTGACCCATACGAATTTGCACAGCTTTTCATGACTTCTGGTGTGGTCTTCTCTGAAAACGTCCGGTGGCTCACATTTCATAGTGGGTACGACTTTGGCTACTTGCTGAAGTTGTTGACATACAAGAACCTGCCCGCCGACGAGGTTGAGTTTTTTGAACTGCTGCAGATCTTCTTCCCAGTCATCTATGATGTCAAGTTTCTCATGAGGGGCTGCAGGTCCCTCCGAGGAGGCTTACAGGAAGTGGCTAACCAACTTCAAGTAGAACGTGTTGGTCAACAACATCAGGCAGGCAGTGACAGCTTGCTTACAGCTGGAGCCTTTTTCAAGATGAGGCAAGTGTTCTTCAACGACCAGATTGACGATGCCAAGTACTGCGGGCATCTCTACGGCCTGGGTCCGGCATTCAGCTCAACCAGCAGCTTTTGCACTACTGAGAGCGATCCCCTGCCTGCACCTTCGGGCACAAAATTTTTATCTTGA